DNA sequence from the Poecile atricapillus isolate bPoeAtr1 chromosome 12, bPoeAtr1.hap1, whole genome shotgun sequence genome:
GCGCAGTGCTCGCCGGCCACCCCGCTTTACCTCAGCTTCTTCGAGGAGGAGTGTCGCGCCATCGCCGCCAGCCTGCGCCTCGGGGCGGCCGCGGAGTCTTCGCTGGGCctgggggagctcagcctgctgcagcccGAGCCCGCCGGACCCGCTACTTCCACGCCGCTGCCCGTCCCGAGCCACGAGCGGAGCCGGGCCTTGAGCGAAGATGATTGCGAGGCcgctgctgccccggccccAAGGAAGCCCGGGTGCCTCCCGCAGCCCGCGGCTGGCGGTGGCCTCGGCGCCCGTTCACCTCGCCCGCCCCCCCAGTCCCGGCGGGCGCGGCGCGGTCCCGAACAGCCCtccggcggcggccccggcacCCCTGCCCGCTCCCTGGGCCGAGGCCGCACCAGGCTCCCTCTCCCCCGCACACGGGCctcgctggggctgcagctccccgCGGCCGGCACAGGGCGCGGTGCCTGGGAAACGCGGCTCCTCCGGCCCCCAGGTAAGCGGGGCCACGGCGGGGAGCCCCGGCACGGCCACCGCCCGCCCGGCGCTGCAGgtccctctctctcccccagCGACCAGGCCGAAGCTGACGTCGCCTGCCAGGTCCAGGCTTCAGTATGCCAGCGGGGCTTCGCAGCAGGCACAGCCTTCCAGCCTTCCCAAACCTGCCCCCCGGGACAGAGCGATGAAAAGTAATTCCGCACCTGCCAGTTGCCTCACGCGAAGCACGGAAGCGCGTGAGTTAGGGTGCTGCATctagaagggagaaggggaagggcttgggctgcagcctggctgaggACAGGGAGCGGGGAGTCTATGGGAGTGGCACAGGTAGAAGCCTAGGAAATATTCTCATACCCCGAGGGATGTGTTAAAACACTGTCTGGCTTCCGCCAGTGTGGAATGGCAGCCTGTTGGCTTTGGAGCCTTTATCCCGTGGTGTTGTGGGGTCATGGGGTAGTGGTGCCTGTGCACCTAGGTCAGGCACCCTGGCTGAGCCCCGGGCTGCCTGAAGATGGAGCTGCTTGGGAATGGCGGCCTCTCTGCTTACTGTCCACTACAGCTGCTGTCAAGGTTGGGAGTCGTAAACAGCCCTCCTCAAGGCTGTCTACAGCAATTCCTGTGGCTTCCCGCTCCTCACTACGGCTTCCGGGAAAAGTGGTTTCGTCCAAGCATTTTTGCCTTAATAAAGGTGAGTCTTGCCAGAAGCCTCAGAGGATGCAGTCATGGGAGAGGAGTGCTGCTGCCATGGGAAGAACATTCAGGTCTTGGCTGCAGGGTCAAAGCTGATCCTGGGGAAAGGACTGAAGGGGACTGCATGTGCTTGGGCTCTGAGGAGGGGAGGTGAAGTGCAGAGCAAGCAAGGCTAGGTGAAGTCCTTTCCCTCTTTTGCTGGAGAGGCATCCAGCAAAGAGCCTGAATAAATCTGGTGCTTGAGGCTCATATATAGAAGAGGAAGTCGCCATGGTCAGGTCAGGGCACTCTCCTAGCAAGGGTTGAgatgctcttcattttcctttcctgggtCTCACTTCAGGATCAACTACACAGGAGCTGGTGTGCAATAGGACCCAAGAGCTGAAGGAAAATGGTGAGAGCAAAGAAAATCAGGTTGCAGCAAGGATTGTCTTGGGTGCAGGTGAGTGATATGGAGTTGTAGATTCTTGCCTTGTGTTGGGAAACGTGGGATGCTGCTTGTTGGGAAACGCTGCTCCCCTGATGGGCTCTGGCTGACCAGGTGTGCTGAGGATGCTCCatcctgtgctgcaggcagggggtgCTGCCTTCACAGGAACTGCAGCTGGGCAGCCTGCAGTCCTGAGCCCTGCACAGAGGGAGGGGAAGTGAAGAGGCTCTCCTCACTCTACTGGGACAGCCTGGTCCCACCCGGCCCGGGCAGCTGCCTGCCCTCACTCGGAGAGGAGATTCCTagcaggagcccagagctgctgggagcaagGCCACGCAGGGGCACTttctcccagcagcacccatacaggccaagccagcagcagctgttggGCTGGAAGTGCTGGGAAACTTCTGACTCTCTTGGACAGGTTCTGTCCTTCCCTGATCTGGAGCAGCCCTGTGGCAAGGTGAAGAGGGGCCAAGGATGGCAGGTTTCTAGTGCTGACACCTCTCTTCACAGGTAAACCTAACCAGACATGGTTGTGCGTGGAGTCCTCTTTGTCCAGAGAGTTGGCCCCTGGCCTGACTTCATGGCGTGAAGATGCAGGCCCTGCTGAGCGGGTAAGAGCCAGCTGTATCCTGTCACCATGGAGCACTGTTCAGTCTCTGGCTTGGGCCAGCTATGCCAGAGGTGGGAGATGATGAGACCTGGACCTGCCAATTTCTGACTGGCACTTGAGCTGTTTCAGCCTTTCTCTGGGGTTTGCACAAGACCATGGGCATTTTTTGCATGGCTTTACCACCTCTCCGTGCTCAGGGGACTGCAGGCTTCTGTCCAGTTAGATTTTCTAAGGGTCTTCTGAAACATGCAAACTTCCTGTAGCTTGTGTTGTCACTTTTATATGTCCTGACATGTAGGACATGGCCCTAGGATGGGGTGTGCATAGCCTGCAAGATGAATCTCCAAGTTAGGAAATCTCCTACCTGCAAAATAAGTTTGTGCATTTTCCAGCATATTTAGAGCTCTTCACTCTGTGGCTGCAGCTAGCCAAAGGCATTCTTGTTTCTCATGGGTGCTGGCAGATGCTCGATACAGCGGATTCTTCTCCAGGCACCACTCCTGTGATGGATGTGCCCTGGCAGTGGTCCCCAGAGTGCTGGGTTAGGAGTGTTGGATGGGCTGCAATGCTCCTCCAGGAggtgggctgtgctgtggcagtgTTGTAATGGGGGTGACAATTCCCTGCATCACACTTGCACCTTTCTCTTGCCAGTCTGCAGGTGATCAGCTGTCCCAGGAACTGGAGCATGTGAAGAAAGAGCTGGAGCGAGTGAGGGGTGAACTTGGTATGTGGAGCTGGCTATTCTGAGGACTGCAGGACACCTGCAGTCCAGGTGACATCCCCTGTGCTTGTACCTAGagcccagagcctgcagctTCATGGGAGTGGGGCTGGCTTCATGTTTAGGGGGTAGAGCAGGATCTCAGCTGCTGCCCTAGAAAGTCTGGGCATGAGGTAATTAGGATGGGCTGAACACACACCTTCTTGCTTCCTCTCTGTAGCTGACAAGACTGCCCAGTGTGAAGCCTATCAGCAGACAATCTTCTCCTTGCAGgctcagctcagagcagcaggtGTGTGCCTTTACTGTGGTGAGCCCTCACTTCTGTGCAGgctgcagggatgctccagTGATCCCTTGCTGGTGTAACTGAGGGCTGCAAGGTGGGAGGGGTACAGCTCATGGCCTTTCCCAGGGGTCAGGAGCTGAGTGCCAAAAGTGTTACTGCTTTGATGTTGCTGTTGCTTCCCAGGAATCTGTGTAAAAGATGCAGCAGTGTTTGACAGAGGTGACCTGGGGAGAGACTGACagctgggacatggggacagacaACAGCTGTGTGAGCCTCTGGGCCAGTGATATATGTGGAGCTGTTGAATGAATTAATTTCCTAACTCCTtatatgtaaaataaagatGTCTTTTGCAGTAGTGATTGCTGTCTGCTTGGATAGAGGCAGTGCCCAGTGCTGCCCACTGATCCCCAAAGTACTGGGCGAGCAGGGCATGTCGGTGTTTGGCTACAGCTGGTTTTGCCCAGCCAGAGATTTGAGGTCTGTTACAAGGAGGAGCTAGGTGCTGGCGGATGGAGGTACAGTATAGCTCTGGGGGAGCATTTCTGGACAAAACTGATGCTCCCAGGTGGGATGATTGGGTGTGGTGGTTGTGGGCAGCTATATGGGCAGGTTTCTTCCTTAGACCACCTTCACATTGGATGTGGGAAAAGCCAATGCTGGCTGATGGCACACTGGGCTTCTGCAGCCTTTGGCTATTAATGTTTTATTATCCCTCCCTGTTCCTGCATGCTGGCACTGGGAGACCTGCTTTGCTGCCTTCTCTCTGTGTTTGGTTGATGCAGTCGTCTTGTTGTTCTGCCTTGTGTCTGGATGAGGCGCTGGAGAGTCCTGCTGtctggtgctggcagtgccctgaGGTTGGGCTGGTAAGGCTGGCCTGTTCCTGATCCTCTGATATTTCTGGTTGGTGTTCTGCCTGCCTTGGAATGCACATTCACAGGCAGCCCACAGCCCTTCCTGGGGCAGCTGCCCTGGACTGTGCACAGGGCTGGCTGCACAGGGAAGCTGTCCCACCCCTGCTTGGCACTTGGTTGCTGGGGCAGCTTCAGTGCTGGCACAATCTACAGCACAGAGCCCTAACAAGCTGTTGTGTTCCCTGTACATGCCTGATGAAGATAACTTCTTGGTGCAGGTACTAAGGGAGTTGACTAGAAAAAGTGCCCTGCTAGatttattatttgtaa
Encoded proteins:
- the LOC131583721 gene encoding serine/arginine repetitive matrix protein 1-like — protein: MWPPEPRAGSGSPDPPDLLQHVQAQCSPATPLYLSFFEEECRAIAASLRLGAAAESSLGLGELSLLQPEPAGPATSTPLPVPSHERSRALSEDDCEAAAAPAPRKPGCLPQPAAGGGLGARSPRPPPQSRRARRGPEQPSGGGPGTPARSLGRGRTRLPLPRTRASLGLQLPAAGTGRGAWETRLLRPPATRPKLTSPARSRLQYASGASQQAQPSSLPKPAPRDRAMKSNSAPASCLTRSTEAPAVKVGSRKQPSSRLSTAIPVASRSSLRLPGKVVSSKHFCLNKGSTTQELVCNRTQELKENGESKENQVAARIVLGAGKPNQTWLCVESSLSRELAPGLTSWREDAGPAERSAGDQLSQELEHVKKELERVRGELADKTAQCEAYQQTIFSLQAQLRAAGVCLYCGEPSLLCRLQGCSSDPLLV